Proteins from one Papaver somniferum cultivar HN1 unplaced genomic scaffold, ASM357369v1 unplaced-scaffold_158, whole genome shotgun sequence genomic window:
- the LOC113337212 gene encoding subtilisin-like protease SBT1.4 gives MVVGNGGGSDDGNDGGGGKRDVDGASSSSSSYNYDEQQETYIVHVSKLDKPSIFASHLDWYTSALQSLPPHLSLLSHPGEVIMYTYNHVTHGFAAGLTPSQASYLRSFPGILSILPQRIHQIHTTRTPNFLGLNEYSGLWADSKYASDIIVGVLDSGIWPESQSFNDSGITDPVPKKWKGVCETAPDFPNTSCNKKIIGARTYYKGITLNEKKDTKSPRDTEGHGTHTASTAAGSVVKKAGFYEYGVGDAKGMATKARIAIYKICWSNGCADADIMAAMDQAVADGVDVISFSVGANGLAVPYDEDSIAIAAFGAVEKGVLVSAAAGNAGPGPSTTVNIAPWFLTVGASTIDREFPCNVVLGDGRIFSGVSLYSGTPLENIETELVFAGDIAVGESCAEGELNSTQAAGKIVLCGYGNSVAQGNAVKLAGGVGFITANRIDYGDGVTADSPTIPGAKVTFNDAVAIVRYIKSQQKPVASFVFRGTVTGSSPSAPKVASFSSRGPNHITPEILKPDVIAPGVNILAAWTGATGPKGLDFDKRRVAFNIISGTSMACPHVTGLAAMLRKAYPNWTPAAIKSALMTTAYNSDNAGKPITDLATGNISNPFQHGAGHVDPNEALNPGLVYDIQPSDYEAFLCSMGYNQKQMALFIKDRKVDCGLHKLAAGPGDLNYPSFSVVFKSPNDSVVKYKRVVTNVGRLAFGIYRVKVKSPPSVKISVWPSLLIFALPNQKLSYEVTFKSLSKNDNTTKMEFGAIEWISTVHGTVRSPVAVMWPAPAAEASTTSLISSKKGKRTNPYLDEDLRTPTPRGRIHLDFRHCGTKNAKNASNVIQDVNKEMMENDEEQNDDEEDQGNEATTNEEVEKQRKQVEDAEEEELEEEGQEEEEEGDDHRDAIRLIHRQKASNWDLSKESQEFQDKVKECVLWRALELAHKDFDTVVVSAFLERHYPERYTMHIPFGEMTITPDDCMRITILPVEGKCLREGYNQSMSYEALEALTVKCLGWDSGKAQCEFRRSVKEPKRGDEYNPKEENRSSKKMMRKFKLVRLKEAFADTTKKVKSGRLVMYEENLKHHVTAYWLYQLGTVIFSDTSGNKVDAHYLQILENLDEINNYSWATGVLTFVLGQMDKGSRIKTTQIGGYLTLIQVWIYDHFTSLKLATEKKPYPYGQPTAGKWVFLDALKKSKEEQLASLREKLDNLMVIDVVFHPYTVPDDEEVPEDDMQGYLVVPGYYGPIWYPNGYAIYNPRRVLRQLSCVQMDPNVEKENFELQVRGTKNTENYFIPKYEPTPTVEHWNNLKKYYISRADYVPCGEDVNACEENYMEWHQEINHPFVINKEQQSRTDKAKAKAKDREAKRAQKEMPICGEEAVKKGKNLLKKWMTRIRSGDSISAEEQPVIHGQWEELISQIMVEESWSKKFKRGRQQGEGSSCDARGGDGSGGVQSPTDEGVQHNTRGKRVRRSSR, from the exons ATGGTGGTtggaaatggtggtggtagtgaTGACGGAAATGATGGAGGTGGTGGTAAGAGAGATGTAGATGGTG catcatcatcatcttcatcatataATTATGATGAACAGCAAGAGACTTACATTGTTCATGTCTCTAAATTAGACAAACCGTCCATTTTTGCATCCCACCTTGATTGGTATACTTCCGCACTCCAATCCCTTCCTCCTCATCTTTCTTTGTTGTCCCATCCTGGAGAGGTTATCATGTATACTTACAACCATGTTACCCACGGTTTCGCTGCTGGACTCACACCTTCTCAAGCCTCTTATCTTCGTAGTTTCCCGGGAATACTTTCGATACTCCCTCAACGAATTCACCAAATCCATACAACTCGTACTCCAAATTTCCTTGGTCTGAATGAATATTCTGGTCTATGGGCTGACTCAAAATACGCTAGTGACATCATCGTTGGAGTTCTTGATTCCGGAATCTGGCCTGAAAGTCAGAGTTTCAATGACTCGGGTATAACCGATCCTGTGCCGAAGAAATGGAAAGGTGTCTGTGAGACTGCACCTGATTTTCCCAACACATCTTGCAACAAAAAGATAATCGGTGCTCGAACATATTACAAAGGAATTACGTTAAACGAGAAGAAAGACACAAAATCACCAAGAGATACAGAAGGACATGGAACACATACAGCATCTACCGCTGCTGGATCTGTTGTTAAGAAGGCTGGATTCTATGAATACGGTGTTGGAGATGCAAAAGGAATGGCAACGAAGGCCAGAATTGCTATATACAAGATATGCTGGAGCAATGGATGTGCTGATGCTGATATTATGGCTGCAATGGATCAAGCTGTGGCTGATGGAGTGGATGTGATTTCATTTTCTGTTGGTGCCAACGGATTAGCAGTTCCGTATGATGAAGATTCAATTGCAATTGCAGCATTTGGTGCTGTGGAGAAAGGAGTACTAGTTTCTGCGGCTGCAGGCAATGCAGGTCCTGGTCCTTCTACAACCGTTAATATCGCACCTTGGTTTCTAACTGTTGGAGCATCTACAATCGACAGAGAGTTTCCCTGTAATGTGGTTTTAGGCGACGGTAGGATTTttagtggtgtttcattataTTCTGGCACGCCACTTGAAAACATAGAAACAGAATTAGTCTTTGCTGGTGATATTGCTGTTGGGGAATCTTGCGCAGAGGGGGAGCTAAATTCAACCCAAGCCGCCGGAAAGATTGTTCTTTGTGGTTATGGTAATTCCGTTGCCCAGGGAAATGCAGTCAAATTAGCTGGTGGTGTTGGATTCATTACAGCCAACCGGATTGACTACGGGGATGGAGTGACTGCTGATTCACCTACAATTCCAGGAGCTAAGGTGACCTTCAATGATGCGGTTGCAATTGTGCGCTATATTAAATCACAACAAAAACCAGTAGCGTCATTCGTCTTCAGAGGAACTGTAACTGGTTCTTCTCCTTCAGCTCCTAAAGTTGCTTCATTTTCTAGTCGTGGCCCTAACCATATAACACCAGAAATTCTCAAACCGGATGTTATCGCACCAGGTGTTAATATCTTGGCTGCTTGGACTGGCGCTACTGGTCCAAAAGGCTTAGATTTCGATAAAAGACGGGTCGCGTTCAACATTATTTCTGGTACCTCCATGGCATGCCCTCACGTGACCGGATTAGCTGCAATGCTTCGGAAGGCTTATCCTAACTGGACTCCAGCTGCAATCAAGTCTGCTCTTATGACTACAGCGTATAACTCAGACAACGCAGGTAAACCAATTACTGATCTGGCTACTGGAAACATTTCAAATCCATTCCAACATGGTGCTGGACATGTTGACCCCAACGAAGCCTTAAATCCGGGTTTGGTATACGACATTCAACCAAGTGATTACGAAGCGTTCCTCTGCTCCATGGGGTACAATCAAAAACAAATGGCGCTCTTTATCAAGGATAGAAAGGTCGATTGCGGGTTACACAAATTGGCTGCAGGTCCAGGCGATCTGAATTACCCATCCTTCTCCGTTGTTTTCAAGTCACCGAATGACTCAGTTGTCAAGTACAAGAGAGTGGTCACTAATGTTGGGAGGCTGGCATTTGGAATCTACAGAGTGAAGGTAAAAAGTCCACCATCAGTTAAAATCAGTGTTTGGCCAAGCTTACTTATATTCGCCTTGCCAAACCAGAAATTGTCTTATGAAGTCACATTCAAAAGCTTGAGCAAAAATGATAATACTACTAAGATGGAGTTTGGGGCAATCGAATGGATTAGTACTGTGCATGGTACCGTGCGCAGCCCTGTTGCTGTAATGTGGCCAGCTCCAGCTGCTGAGGCCTCTACCACTAGTTTGATTTCCTC gaagaaaggaaagagaaCTAATCCCTATCTAGATGAAGATTTGAGAACTCCCACCCCTCGTGGTAGAATACATTTGGATTTCCGACACTGTGGTACTAAAAATGCTAAAAATGCTAGTAATGTAATCCAAGATGTTAATAAAGAGATGATGGAGAATGATGAAGAacaaaatgatgatgaagaagatcaagGAAATGAAGCCACTACAAATGAAGAGgttgaaaaacaaagaaaacaagttGAAGATGCAGAAGAAGAGGAGTTGGAAGAGGAAggacaagaggaagaggaagaagggGAT GATCATCGTGATGCAATTCGTCTTATTCATCGTCAAAAGGCTTCCAATTGGGATCTTTCGAAGGAGAGTCAAGAGTTTCAGGACAAGGTTAAAGAATGCGTGTTATGGAGAGCCCTTGAGTTGGCACATAAGGACTTTGACACTGTTGTCGTTTCTGCATTTCTAGAGAGGCATTATCCGGAGAGATATACCATGCATATTccatttggagagatgacaatTACTCCTGATGATTGCATGAGAATCACCATCCTACCAGTGGAAGGTAAATGTCTTCGAGAAGGCTACAACCAATCGATGAGTTATGAAGCTCTTGAGGCATTGACTGTAAAGTGTCTAGGATGGGATTCAGGAAAGGCCcaatgtgagtttagacgttCCGTGAAGGAACCTAAACGTGGAGATGAGTATAATCCAAAGGAAGAAAATAGATCTtcgaagaagatgatgaggaaaTTCAAGCTGGTAAGGTTAAAGGAAGCATTTGCGGATACAACTAAGAAGGTAAAGAGTGGACGGTTGGTGATGTACGAGGAGAATCTTAAGCACCATGTCACTGCTTATTGGTTATATCAGCTAGGAACTGTTATTTTCTCTGACACTTCTGGAAATAAGGTGGATGCACATTATCTACAGATTTTGGAGAATCTCGATGAGATTAACAACTACTCATGGGCCACCGGGGTGCTTACATTTGTGTTAGGACAGATGGATAAAGGGTCGAGGATTAAGACAactcaaattggaggttacttaaCTCTTATTCAG GTTTGGATCTACGACCACTTCACTTCACTGAAATTGGCTACGGAAAAGAAACCTTATCCCTATGGCCAACCTACAGCAGGAAAATGGGTGTTTTTGGATGCACTAAAGAAgtctaaagaagagcagttgGCTTCGTTGAGGGAGAAATTGGATAATTTGATGGTGATCGATGTGGTGTTTCACCCATACACGGTACCCGATGATGAAGAGGTACCTGAAGACGACATGCAAGGTTACTTAGTCGTCCCGGGTTACTATGGACCAATTTGGTATCCTAACGGCTACGCAATCTATAATCCAAGGAGAGTACTAAGACAACTTTCTTGTGTTCAAATGGATCCAAATGTGGAGAAAGAAAATTTCGAGTTGCAGGTTCGAGGAACAAAGAACACCGAGAACTATTTTATCCCAAAATACGAACCAACTCCCACGGTGGAACATTGGAATAATTTAAAGAAATACTACATATCTAGAGCTGATTATGTACCTTGTGGTGAAGATGTAAATGCATGCGAAGAAAATTACATGGAGTGGCATCAAGAGATTAATCATCCTTTTGTGATTAATAAAGAACAACAATCTCGTACTGATAAGGCGAAGGCGAAGGCAAAGGACAGGGAGGCTAAGAGAGCTCAGAAGGAGATGCCTATTTGTGGAGAAGAAGCC GTGAAGAAGGGTAAGAACTTGTTAAAGAAATGGATGACTCGAATCCGTAGTGGAGATTCGATTTCGGCAGAGGAACAACCCGTGATCCATGGCCAATGGGAGGAACTTATATCTCAAATAATGGTGGAGGAGAGTTGGTCTAAGAAATTCAAGAGGGGTCGACAACAAGGAGAAGGTTCAAGCTGCGACGCTCGTGGAGGAGATGGATCCGGTGGAGTTCAATCCCCAACTGATGAGGGAGTTCAACACAACACTCGTGGTAAAAGAGTTCGTCGTAGTAGTCGTTGA